A single region of the Lotus japonicus ecotype B-129 chromosome 4, LjGifu_v1.2 genome encodes:
- the LOC130710573 gene encoding uncharacterized protein At1g43920, Chloroplastic-like → MNPRFSSRSSTSCSAPSLKKCGCGKEVILYRSNSTNNPGKLFWRCPDWKEKGNCGFFQWDIRPVAEDDMEGSSKLNEGLNLRQDMKEMMEKKLARLKEDIDEIVQKAIENFRKDMDDKKDKKIERMKMKLKNEGLKLNVLWFFFGISLVVALSKWF, encoded by the exons ATGAACCCAAGGTTCAGTTCGCGTTCCTCCACCTCATGCTCTGCACCATCGTTGAAGAAGTGTGGCTGTGGGAAAGAGGTTATTCTCTACAGATCCAATTCGACGAATAACCCTGGAAAGCTTTTTTGGAGGTGTCCTGATTGGAAG GAAAAAGGGAATTGTGGTTTTTTCCAGTGGGATATACGACCTGTTGCTGAGGATGATATGGAGGGATCTTCAAAATTGAATGAAGGATTGAACCTGAGGCAAGACATGAAGGAAATGATGGAAAAAAAGCTAGCTAGGTTGAAGGAAGACATTGATGAAATTGTGCAGAAGGCAATTGAGAACTTCAGGAAAGACATGGATGACAAGAAGGACAAGAAAATAgaaaggatgaagatgaagctgaAAAATGAGGGATTGAAGTTGAATGTGTTGTGGTTCTTCTTTGGGATTAGCTTGGTTGTAGCATTGTCAAAGTGGTTTTAG